Proteins from a genomic interval of Patescibacteria group bacterium:
- a CDS encoding thioredoxin family protein, which translates to MENEQKEKKKSISAKTSFALGLAAGLVIFGLVGFVMLYSMFKDEQAGEAPAVVTEQTAEGSESAQQQPPAPQVQALPSGAAGIDTFMDSGEPACKESGKPVIRLFSTTSCPHCTWIKETFDELMREYMTRGKIIAYHWELDMNDNTLTQTPETSVPTAELAIYRKFNPEGYVPTFVFGCKYWRIGNGYESQQDLVAEEAEFRAVIEELLK; encoded by the coding sequence ATGGAGAATGAGCAAAAAGAAAAAAAGAAAAGCATCTCAGCAAAAACTAGCTTTGCTTTGGGTTTAGCAGCGGGTCTAGTTATATTTGGCTTGGTTGGTTTTGTGATGCTTTATTCTATGTTTAAGGATGAGCAAGCAGGCGAAGCTCCGGCCGTGGTTACCGAGCAGACTGCCGAGGGGAGTGAGAGCGCCCAACAACAACCTCCAGCGCCCCAGGTTCAAGCTTTGCCTTCTGGCGCGGCCGGGATTGATACTTTTATGGATAGCGGCGAGCCAGCCTGCAAAGAAAGCGGCAAGCCTGTGATTCGGCTTTTTTCAACAACAAGTTGTCCGCATTGTACTTGGATTAAAGAAACATTTGATGAGCTCATGCGGGAGTATATGACCCGCGGCAAAATCATTGCTTATCATTGGGAATTGGATATGAATGATAACACCCTTACGCAAACCCCGGAGACCAGTGTGCCAACTGCTGAACTGGCTATCTATAGAAAATTTAATCCCGAAGGCTATGTGCCGACTTTTGTTTTCGGCTGCAAATATTGGCGCATCGGCAATGGCTATGAGTCCCAGCAAGACTTGGTTGCCGAAGAAGCAGAGTTTAGGGCAGTGATTGAAGAGTTATTGAAATGA
- a CDS encoding DUF4198 domain-containing protein → MDKKSKQLRVKRGTWKEFKKDKEQQAIYKEHAELISKMYQQYAKA, encoded by the coding sequence ATGGATAAAAAGAGCAAACAACTAAGAGTAAAGCGTGGTACTTGGAAGGAATTTAAAAAAGATAAAGAACAGCAAGCGATTTATAAGGAGCACGCTGAACTAATTAGTAAAATGTATCAACAATATGCCAAGGCCTAA
- the gatC gene encoding Asp-tRNA(Asn)/Glu-tRNA(Gln) amidotransferase subunit GatC → MIDIQKIAKLARLELTSKEKAKYTGELSSILEYIEKLQGAETKGVEPTAQVTGLKNVMRADKINKQQSKKTRQGILDNAPERDGDSFKVRSVF, encoded by the coding sequence ATGATTGATATCCAAAAAATTGCAAAATTAGCGCGGTTAGAGTTAACCAGTAAGGAGAAAGCCAAGTATACCGGTGAGCTTTCTTCTATTTTAGAATACATTGAAAAACTGCAAGGAGCGGAGACCAAGGGCGTGGAACCTACGGCCCAAGTAACTGGCCTTAAAAATGTTATGCGGGCTGATAAAATTAATAAACAACAGTCAAAGAAAACCAGGCAGGGGATTTTAGATAACGCGCCGGAAAGAGATGGGGATTCTTTTAAAGTTAGGTCTGTTTTTTGA
- the gatA gene encoding Asp-tRNA(Asn)/Glu-tRNA(Gln) amidotransferase subunit GatA yields the protein MQLNNLTISKTHEFLVNKEVSAAELLDLYLERIKKVDVRVKAFITVSEKEARKQAQKVDKKISRGEELGILAGIPVGVKDLFCTQGIKTTAGSKILENYLPPYESTTTQRLLAQDAVIIGKTNLDEFAMGSSTENSGFGPTYNPWDLGRVPGGSSGGSAAAVAADECVYALGTDTGGSIRQPASFCGVVGLKPTYGRTSRYGVIAMASSLDTIGHLTKTVEDAAIVLKYIAGHDENDATTPEIPVADCLEDLKKSIAGLKIGVPGEYFITGIDAQVKERVEEAIKKFKELGAEIIDISLPLTEYAVACYYIIQPAEVSSNLARYDGIKYGHSAKDTKDLLDVYLKSRAQGFGAEAKRRIMLGAYTLSAGYYDAYYLQAQKVRTLIKRDFENAFEKVDVILTPTSPTTAFKLGERADDPLQMYLADIYTVSLNLYGGPGISVPCGFIDPVRYSLKKESTTLKDKDKIGNNNEGKKLSNGVDSLPVGLQLIGKHFDEAAILRAAWHYEKATAWGEQRPVL from the coding sequence ATGCAGTTAAATAATTTAACAATTTCCAAAACCCACGAGTTTTTAGTTAATAAGGAAGTCTCCGCAGCCGAGCTTTTAGATTTGTATTTGGAGCGCATTAAGAAAGTTGATGTTCGGGTCAAGGCTTTTATTACAGTCAGTGAGAAAGAAGCGCGAAAACAGGCGCAAAAAGTTGATAAAAAGATTAGTAGGGGAGAAGAGCTGGGCATCTTGGCCGGCATTCCGGTTGGGGTTAAAGATTTATTTTGTACCCAAGGCATTAAAACTACGGCTGGCTCAAAAATTTTAGAGAACTATTTGCCGCCCTACGAGTCAACTACTACTCAAAGACTGCTAGCCCAAGATGCTGTCATTATTGGCAAAACTAATTTGGATGAATTTGCCATGGGCTCTTCAACGGAAAATTCCGGTTTTGGGCCAACATATAATCCTTGGGATCTCGGACGAGTGCCTGGGGGCTCTTCTGGCGGTTCAGCCGCAGCCGTGGCCGCAGATGAATGTGTTTATGCTTTGGGTACTGATACTGGCGGTTCCATCCGGCAGCCAGCGAGTTTCTGTGGTGTCGTTGGCCTCAAGCCAACCTATGGCCGGACTTCGCGCTATGGCGTGATTGCCATGGCGTCTTCGCTGGATACGATTGGTCATTTAACAAAAACTGTTGAAGACGCGGCGATTGTTTTAAAATATATTGCCGGCCATGATGAAAATGATGCCACTACCCCAGAAATTCCAGTTGCTGATTGTTTGGAGGATTTAAAGAAAAGTATTGCCGGCCTAAAAATCGGTGTTCCCGGGGAATATTTTATTACTGGGATTGATGCCCAAGTCAAGGAGCGGGTTGAGGAAGCAATCAAAAAATTTAAAGAACTTGGCGCGGAAATTATTGATATTTCCTTGCCCTTGACAGAGTATGCGGTTGCTTGCTATTATATAATTCAACCCGCAGAAGTTTCTTCTAACCTAGCTCGTTATGATGGCATTAAATATGGCCATTCAGCTAAAGATACTAAAGATTTATTAGATGTATATTTAAAATCGCGAGCCCAAGGTTTTGGGGCTGAAGCCAAACGTCGGATTATGCTGGGTGCTTATACTTTGTCTGCCGGGTATTATGATGCTTATTATCTTCAGGCTCAAAAAGTTCGGACTTTGATTAAAAGAGATTTTGAGAATGCTTTTGAAAAAGTTGATGTAATATTAACACCGACTTCACCAACCACCGCTTTTAAATTAGGCGAGCGCGCAGATGATCCCCTACAGATGTATTTAGCGGATATTTATACGGTTTCTCTTAATCTTTATGGCGGGCCAGGGATTTCTGTTCCTTGCGGGTTTATTGACCCCGTTAGATATTCTTTAAAAAAAGAAAGCACTACTTTAAAAGATAAAGATAAAATTGGAAATAATAACGAGGGTAAAAAATTATCTAACGGGGTGGACAGTCTGCCAGTCGGACTGCAGCTTATTGGCAAGCACTTTGATGAAGCCGCGATTCTGCGAGCGGCCTGGCATTATGAAAAGGCGACAGCGTGGGGAGAGCAGCGACCGGTGTTGTAA
- the lgt gene encoding prolipoprotein diacylglyceryl transferase, with protein sequence MFSLGPISIHWYGFIITCGVIFGFLVSLRLAERYKIKKDQIVDLYFWLIIFGLIGARIYHVLCEWQHYFSNPIDIVKVWNGGLGIYGAVIMGVLVIWFYSKKGEEGLRRLKKAKGAEKAKEGNQKLSIINYQLSVNNTFWLLADILAPALILGQAFGRWGNYFNGEIFGLPTSLPWGIPINALARPEIYQGFEFFHPTFLYQSLLNFIIFGVLIWMHARRIKSNQTIKQSSNQTKELSIINYQLSIPGTIFLTYLTSYSLSRFFLEFLRLDVQPIILGLRLGHWTSGVLVLAGAGLMAWKIARGRELAHGG encoded by the coding sequence ATGTTTTCCTTAGGTCCAATTTCTATTCATTGGTATGGTTTTATTATTACCTGCGGCGTGATTTTTGGTTTTTTGGTAAGTTTGAGGCTGGCCGAGAGATATAAAATAAAAAAAGACCAGATTGTAGATTTATATTTTTGGTTGATTATTTTTGGTTTGATTGGCGCGCGGATTTATCATGTGTTATGCGAATGGCAGCATTATTTTAGCAATCCCATAGATATTGTTAAGGTTTGGAACGGGGGACTGGGGATTTACGGCGCGGTGATAATGGGCGTTTTGGTGATTTGGTTTTATAGTAAGAAAGGAGAAGAAGGCTTAAGAAGGCTTAAGAAGGCGAAGGGGGCGGAGAAGGCGAAAGAGGGCAATCAAAAATTATCAATTATCAATTATCAATTATCAGTTAATAACACCTTTTGGCTCTTAGCTGACATCTTGGCTCCAGCCCTTATCCTTGGCCAAGCCTTTGGCCGGTGGGGTAATTATTTTAATGGAGAGATTTTTGGCTTGCCAACCAGCTTGCCCTGGGGCATTCCAATCAATGCTTTAGCCCGGCCCGAGATTTATCAAGGCTTTGAATTTTTCCATCCAACATTTTTATACCAGAGCTTGTTGAATTTTATAATTTTTGGAGTGTTGATTTGGATGCATGCAAGAAGGATAAAAAGCAATCAAACAATCAAACAATCAAGCAATCAAACAAAAGAATTATCAATTATTAATTATCAATTATCAATACCTGGCACCATCTTTCTCACTTATCTCACTTCATACTCATTAAGCCGATTTTTTCTGGAGTTCTTGCGCTTAGACGTCCAACCAATTATTTTAGGTTTACGTTTAGGCCATTGGACCAGCGGGGTGTTGGTTTTGGCGGGGGCGGGGCTGATGGCGTGGAAGATCGCTCGGGGTAGAGAGTTAGCTCATGGTGGATAG
- the ppsA gene encoding phosphoenolpyruvate synthase, which yields MLWDQIKKIEPIDYSEPVYDFVVPGVENFAAGIGGIITHNSASFAGQQETYLNIKGEHDLLSACKKCFASLFTNRAISYREDKGFDHFQVSLSIGVQKMVRADKGASGVTFTIDTESGFRDVVLVNSIYGLGENIVQGKVTPDEYYVFKTTLKQGFKPIISKRPGDKKIKMVYSRVPGKGPTKNIPVPKGLRKRYAITDDEVLKLAKWGMAIEEHYKKPMDIEWAKDGITGELYVVQARPETVQALRDVNVLEEYRLIQKGKILIQGKSVGNKIGAGKVNVIKDTRGIHSFQKSEVLVTEMTNPDWEPIMKIAAGIVTNSGGRTCHAAIVSRELGIPCIVGTEDGTKVLKTGQEVTVDCSGGEQGFVYQGKVKYKVNKTNLKTLKQPKTKIMMNIGNPEEAMRESFIPNDGVGLAREEFIISSYIGVHPLALVNFDKIKDKSVRQQIEEKTREYKKKTDYYIYELAEGIAQIAAAFYPKDVIVRLSDFKTNEYATLLGGKYFEPEESNPMIGWRGASRYYDEKFKPAFELECYALKRVREVMGLINVKIMVPFCRTVEEGKKVLKIMEKCGLKRGKDGLEVYVMCEIPSNVILAQEFFKIFDGFSIGSNDLTQLVLGVDRDSEIVAHVYDERNKAVKDLVRQVIKAARENGKKIGICGQAPSDFPDFAQFLVECGIDSISLISDTVVKTTVKVLEKERALRM from the coding sequence GTGCTTTGGGACCAAATCAAGAAGATTGAACCAATAGATTATAGTGAGCCAGTGTATGATTTTGTAGTTCCGGGGGTTGAAAATTTTGCTGCAGGGATTGGAGGGATAATTACTCATAATTCAGCCTCTTTTGCTGGGCAACAGGAGACTTATTTAAACATTAAGGGTGAGCACGACTTACTTTCTGCCTGCAAGAAATGTTTTGCTTCACTTTTTACAAATCGAGCCATTAGTTATCGCGAGGATAAGGGTTTTGATCATTTTCAGGTTTCCCTTTCCATCGGGGTGCAGAAAATGGTGCGGGCGGATAAAGGAGCGAGCGGGGTAACATTTACGATTGATACCGAGTCTGGCTTTCGGGATGTAGTTCTAGTAAATTCCATCTATGGTCTGGGTGAAAATATTGTTCAGGGCAAAGTAACCCCGGATGAATATTATGTTTTTAAAACTACCCTTAAGCAAGGATTCAAACCGATTATTTCTAAACGACCGGGCGATAAAAAAATTAAGATGGTGTATAGCAGGGTGCCGGGTAAAGGTCCAACAAAGAATATCCCGGTTCCCAAAGGCTTACGCAAGAGATATGCTATTACCGATGACGAGGTTTTAAAGTTAGCAAAATGGGGGATGGCGATTGAAGAGCATTATAAAAAACCAATGGATATTGAATGGGCTAAAGATGGGATTACCGGCGAATTGTATGTTGTGCAAGCTAGGCCAGAAACAGTACAGGCACTTCGTGATGTTAATGTGCTTGAGGAGTATCGGCTGATCCAAAAAGGAAAAATATTAATTCAAGGTAAAAGTGTTGGTAATAAGATAGGTGCGGGCAAAGTGAATGTGATTAAAGATACTCGGGGGATTCATTCTTTTCAGAAGAGCGAAGTTTTAGTAACCGAGATGACTAACCCGGACTGGGAGCCGATTATGAAGATTGCCGCCGGGATTGTGACGAATAGCGGGGGTAGAACTTGCCACGCGGCGATTGTCAGCCGGGAGCTTGGTATCCCGTGTATCGTGGGAACAGAAGACGGCACTAAAGTTTTGAAAACTGGCCAGGAAGTCACGGTTGATTGCTCTGGCGGCGAGCAGGGTTTTGTTTATCAGGGCAAGGTAAAATACAAGGTCAATAAGACAAATCTTAAAACTTTAAAGCAGCCAAAAACAAAAATAATGATGAATATTGGAAATCCAGAAGAAGCGATGCGGGAATCGTTTATTCCCAATGACGGCGTGGGGCTGGCTAGGGAGGAATTTATAATCTCCAGTTATATAGGAGTGCATCCTTTGGCTTTGGTTAATTTTGACAAGATTAAAGACAAATCAGTGAGGCAACAGATTGAGGAGAAAACGCGTGAATACAAGAAAAAGACGGATTATTATATTTATGAATTGGCCGAAGGGATTGCCCAAATTGCCGCGGCTTTTTATCCTAAAGATGTGATTGTCCGTTTAAGCGATTTTAAAACTAATGAATACGCTACGCTTTTAGGCGGAAAATATTTTGAGCCCGAAGAGTCAAATCCCATGATCGGCTGGCGCGGGGCTTCCCGTTATTATGATGAGAAATTTAAGCCAGCATTTGAACTGGAGTGTTATGCTTTAAAACGAGTGCGGGAAGTGATGGGACTTATTAATGTAAAAATAATGGTGCCCTTTTGCCGAACAGTGGAAGAAGGCAAGAAAGTTTTAAAAATTATGGAAAAATGCGGTTTGAAACGCGGTAAAGACGGATTAGAAGTTTATGTGATGTGCGAGATCCCTTCCAATGTAATTTTAGCTCAAGAGTTTTTTAAAATTTTTGACGGTTTTTCCATTGGCTCTAATGATTTAACCCAGCTGGTGCTTGGCGTGGATAGAGACAGCGAAATTGTGGCCCACGTGTATGACGAGAGAAATAAAGCCGTCAAAGATCTGGTGAGACAGGTGATAAAAGCGGCGCGAGAAAACGGCAAGAAAATTGGTATCTGCGGTCAAGCGCCGAGTGATTTTCCGGACTTTGCCCAGTTTTTAGTAGAGTGCGGCATTGATTCAATTTCTTTGATTTCGGATACTGTCGTGAAGACCACGGTTAAGGTGCTTGAGAAAGAGCGGGCGCTGAGGATGTGA
- a CDS encoding type II toxin-antitoxin system PemK/MazF family toxin has product MRIHQYKSTFNAALLTSRRVDKIYPHDYILPEGIMPLLSKVICDQPVLIYKESAIVKQGRVSREDLAEIRKRTAQSLGIKT; this is encoded by the coding sequence TTGAGGATACATCAATATAAGAGTACTTTTAATGCGGCCTTACTTACGAGCAGGAGGGTTGATAAAATTTATCCCCATGATTATATTTTGCCAGAAGGAATAATGCCACTTTTGAGTAAGGTAATTTGTGATCAGCCAGTTTTGATTTACAAGGAGTCGGCAATAGTAAAACAGGGCAGGGTATCAAGGGAAGATTTAGCCGAGATAAGAAAGAGAACTGCCCAAAGCTTGGGGATAAAAACATAA
- a CDS encoding four helix bundle protein, whose translation MNKKYLKLNDVRAYVIAFQLSNYVWDVVAKWDWFVKKSFGSQFTRAVDSISANIAEGFFRYFKKEKVQFYRYNFGSIGESLDWNEKAKRRGLLTNEQYNHIFQELQKLPQEVHHLIRFTNEKLSK comes from the coding sequence ATTAACAAGAAGTATCTCAAACTTAATGATGTTAGAGCATACGTAATTGCCTTTCAACTATCAAATTATGTTTGGGATGTTGTAGCCAAGTGGGATTGGTTTGTTAAAAAAAGCTTTGGTTCACAATTTACTAGGGCAGTAGATTCGATATCTGCAAATATCGCTGAAGGATTCTTTAGATATTTCAAGAAAGAAAAAGTTCAATTTTATCGCTATAATTTCGGTTCAATCGGCGAATCTTTAGATTGGAACGAGAAAGCCAAAAGACGAGGATTGTTGACAAATGAACAATATAATCATATTTTTCAAGAACTTCAAAAATTACCGCAAGAAGTCCATCATCTCATCAGGTTTACAAATGAAAAATTAAGTAAATAA